The window gaaatggaatttcatctttgaaagatgaaactataacaacaattgtttaataaaaataaaacaacagcacaattgagaaagccaaaaattgagttcatataaagccgaaaatctaaattttagttaagagttagcaatcgaaacgataacacctagcaacatatgctaaaaaaatacaaatttataaaatctttattttagtcattttgaaaaaaaaagacaaataaaaaagaaaacatggataaggtagcgagaggtatggaacctgggtaacgacagaaatggaatttcatctctgaaaaatgaaactataacaactattgcttaataaaaagaaaacaacaacacaattgagaacaaaaataactacaacatatgaaaaaaaaaatcgaataattacattgagaaacataagaatttcttgtaattttttacacttttgtgttttccggttttagttgttcatgcatcttctatttctgtcggatttcttcaattgaagctatcagtttgaaaaaaaaaagacaaataaaaaagaaaacatggataagatagcgagaggtatagaacctgggtaacaacataaatgaatctgaaagatgaaactataacaactattgtttaataaaaataaaacaacaacataattgagaacaaaataactacagcatatgaaaaaaatcgaatatttaccttcagaaatataatactatctatcgtgaccaatgaatataatggtggaatactatctattatgctttatatagaagtttatttgtaacttttggatttcctttgctttgtgttttttcatcttcccgtaactcttgctttcttttattattttaattaaaaggctagtaattatttaatatattataaatataaatttgttatttttaattaattaaatatttatttttaattaattaaatatttttaatctgattttttactacgttgacaactcatcaaaaagacctctaaaacacttcttctcatttctctctgcttccgtaaatttacaaaatctttattttagtcattttgaaaaaaaaagacaaataaaaaagaaaacatggataaggtagcgagaggtatggaacctgggtaacgacagaaatggaatttcatctctgaaaaatgaaactataacaactattgtttaataaaaagaaaacaacaacacaattgagaacaaaaataactacaacatatgaaaaaaaatcgaataattacattgagaaacataagaatttcttgtaattttttacacttttgtgttttccggttttagttgttcatggatcttctatttctgtcggatttcttcaattgaagctatcagtttgaaaaaaaaagacaaataaaaaagaaaacatggataagatagcgagaggtatagaacctggtaacaacagaaatgaatctgaaagatgaaactatgacaactattgtttaataaaaataaaacaacaacataattgagaacaaaataactacagcatatgaaaaaaattgaatatttaccttcagaaatataatactatctatcgtgaccaatgaatataatggtggaatactatctattatgctttatatagaagtttatttgtgacttttggatttcctttgctttgtgttttttcatcttcccgtaacacttgctttcttttattattttaattaataggctagtaattatgtaatatattataaatataaatttgttatttttaattaattaaatatttatttttaattaattaaatatttttaatctgattttttactacgttgacaactcatcaaaaagacctctaaaacacttcttctcatttctctctgcttccgtaaatttacaaaatctttattttagtcattttgaaaaaaaaagacaaataaaaaagaaaacatggataaggtagcgagaggtatggaacctgggtaacgacagaaatggaatttcatgtctgaaaaatgaaactataacaactattgtttaataaaaagaaaacaacaacacaattgagaacaaaaataattacaacatatgaaaaaaaaatcaaataattaccttgagaaacataagaatttcttgtaattttttacacttttgtgttttccggttttagttgttcatgcatcttctatttctgtcggatttcttcaattgaagctatcagtttggaaaaagaaaagacaaataaaaaagaaaacatggataagatagcgagaggtatagaacctgggtaacaacagaaatgaatctgaaagatgaaactataacaactattgtttaataaaaataaaacaacaacataattgagaacaaaataactacaacatatgaaaaaaaaatcgaatatttaccttcggaaatataatactatctatcgtgaccaatgaatataatggtggaatactatctatcatgttttatatagaagtttatttgtgacttttggatttcctttactttgtgttttttcatcttcccgtaactcttgctttcttttattattttaattaataggctagtaattatttaatatattataaatataaatttgttatttttaattaattaaatatttatatttaattaattaaatatttttaatctgattttttactacgttgacaactcatcaaaaagacatctaaaacacttcttctcatttctctctgcttccgtaattatatatagtatagatataaaCAATTAGCCTTTCTGTACGGTATATTTATTACGAGGGATAAAAGGggtgggataaggataaaaaatccaaaattcaTTTATGTAACGTTTGTTTTAGAGATAGGATGTTGAGATAAGAGAAGGATAAGAGTCTTTATCTCTCAAATCTTATACATAAGAGATGATGGTATAAGGATGTGTGATAAGCTCTTATAGTTTTAATGAGATGAAAAAATCTGTTTTATCCCTCAAGTCAATATTATGTAACTTAAATAGGgttaatatagtaaaatataatattttatctaTATCTTTATCTCACAAAACAAACATGGGATAATAATTCTcaattatcatatttttatcttatctcaatgttttatctttatcttcatcttcatcccaATATTTATCCTTATTCTTATCCCGATCAAATATCAAACGCCCCGCTAGAATATTaatacatatcatctccaataCTATTCCTCATACtccttcattatttatttatttttcattaaattattattgtattttaatatttatcaataaTGAGAATAGAAAACctcattaataataaattattattaaaaaataaaataaggaatGGACTGTGAGTGGGGAGATGCTCCTCGATAATAGAGAGGTAATAGAGTGACTAAGAAATGaatctcttggagatgctcttagaggCGCGATGAATGcattaaattcatcaaaattgatAAACGGGTAATTGGAAGAAATTTGGTTAATAACAGGATTAAATTGTAGCAATTGAGAAACATGAAGAACTACAAGGCGTATTAATCATGAAATGGCGTGCAAACGGACATACATAAGTTATTAGAAGGAGTCGAAAACTACAAAGATGCAATGAAATATGTCGAATGAACAATAACGGGAGAAAATGAGCATTTTGACTCATGGATCGCTAACCTAGCCTTGGGTCACTGACCCACAAGTCTTTTGGATGAATTACGGTGGCAAAGTCAATGGGCGGGAAGGACCAATCGATCCTCTGACCCCCACTGAAAAACCCTATGAAGGGGTTTTCTTCCCTGGCTCCGCCAAGGACCGTCCTGATTGGAGCCCCTCTAGTTATGGCGGGATCAATTGTAGCAAAAGATGGGGAGAAAGAAACCCCATCTTCTACCTTTTCTTTTAACTTACTGCTGcgataagttaaaaaaaaaaagaatggaaaGGATAAAAATACCCTTTTCATCCAGCCTCTAGGGACCAACAGCAAATAAAATTTACCTTCTTTTCTccctttttctttctcattatCATTCGACACATAGAAAGAAAAAGGACTATAGAGAAAGCAAATCAACAtacaaaataaaggaaaataactCATTCTCCATACTTCTTACAAAGTCACTCACCCaagctttttcttttttactctCACTCAACTCTTAAGTAAATTCTctattttccattatttatttctaggttatttttatgatttctaaattagggatttctaatttagaattttttaaaggctttataatttataattttatttagggATTACTAATATGTTGTTAATTAAAAATTCTAATTTAGggtttaatttagaaattaatttaGGGATTTAGAATTTATGGATTTCTAATTTAggatttaatttagaaatttttaatttaggatttctaatttatgagttttaatttaggatttaatttgatttactgatttatttatttattgacttTAATttaagatttatttactatgatttactttatttatttacttttagtttattaatttagttatatttgtttttattttatttagggaCACGATGCGTAAATGTTTTAAAACAATTGACATTGGTCAAAAGATTGAGTCTTCATCAAATAGTGAGAAGCGACAATGTATGGAAATATCAGAAGATTATATTATTTGTGATCCcagaaatagaaagaaaaatgtTATGTATGATAATAGCATTCAAGATTATTGAGGAGACGATACTTATTAAAAGGCTATTGTCAACCAAAATGTCATATATTTTCTCGAACTAATTTTTCTAGAGTTTAAAGGAGTTTTCAGACAAATTGGTTTGATATGTTTTTGTGGTTAGAGTACAGTGTATCCAAAGATGTTGCTTTTTGTTTGTATTACTATCTGTTTGGTAGAGAAAATAGGTTTGGGATAAAGCATTTACAGGAATTAGTtttaaaaattggaaaaaagttTTAGAAAATTTTAGGGATCATTCAAGTGGTATATCCAATCCACACAAATATGCTACAGAGCGGGTTTTTGGATTTCAAAATCAAAGGCTAAATATTGATTATATGTTGACAAAGTCAAAGGAAACGAATGAAGTTACTTATCATACTTATGTCATAGCAATTTGTAAAAATGATTCGTTTACTTTTAAAAGCAAGGTTTAGCTTTTCATGGACATGATGAATCACATGAATCAGTGGAACAAGGTAACTTTCTTGAGCTCCTCACATTTTTATTGCAATGAATGCGAAGAAATGAATAAGGTGATAAGCGTAAATGCTCCCAAAAATAATCAATTGACTTCCCATCATATTCAAAAGGATGTAATTAAGGCGTGTGCATCAGAAACAATAAAAGTTATTCTGAATGAGCTTGATGGGAAGTTGTTTTCTCTTTTGATTGATGAGTCTCGTGATAGTTATGTGAAAGAGCAAATGTCTGTTGTTGTAAGATTTGTGAATGAACATGGTGAAGTTCTTAAACGATTTCTTGGGGTAGTACATGTTAGTGACACTTCCACGCGATCTTTGAAGAGGCATATTGATGATTTCTTTGCAATGCATCAATTATCTCTTTGTAGACTTATATTTCAAGGATGTGATGGATCTTCTAATATAAGAGGCGAGCTCCATGGGGAAAAAAGGATGCTTGTGTTTGTGCAATGTACCCAGAACAACAGAGAATTTTTCTTGTTCTACTTTATTTCTCATCGTTTAGATTCAGTGTTGTAAGTTTTGGAGGATATGTTCTCGTCAATCTTTTTGCTGCACATGGTTGAAAGGAAAGAATTATATCAAATTCCGAATCCGAACTTCTTAAAACTAACAACAAGTTGAAGTAAGTTTGCAGTGATAGATGAATGTATAATTTGTATATATGAGGCAGGACATCTGATTGATTATGGATAGAGATGAATATAAACTTGCCTATTTCGTAAAATAGCTCAttaatgttaaagaagttttAGGATAAGtttgtatatataatttaatgaCTACTAAATAGAAATAATTCAATCAAATTCTGATAAATCGACTTTGTTTTTCTCTTCAATGTATCACATCATCCATAAATCGGATCAAtaattttatatgaaataagataatatatatatatatactcatatcaaatatataaataatataaatacaaTAATTCAAAATATCTCCATTGCATACTAATAAGGGTTAAATTTTGACGAAATGGAACTTGAATCTCAAATTGTCGAGCAAAACTATGAATGTCCACTTGGACCAATCAGGGTCGATATGGGTACGAGGTTTGTGGATACTCATTTACTATCCGATCTCAATGAGATTACATGAACCCTGTGTAAAAAGGTATgcgatacaaaaaaaaattacatatggCAGGTATGTGTCGAGTATAAAATTACCCTCCAAGATACGCGGTACCCAATACTTACATGTATTTGGAcacataaatttaattctttTGAAAGTTGATGAATGTGGATACTAAATAGAggaaaaaataaagatttattaaaatgaagtttttatttttattttgtatgttttaatctattgatCATTTGAGTGATTTAGAGTGTATATTAAATTTATGGATgttttatcaaatttaaattttattagatttgtaatttatttACTCTATGCGTTGATTGTTAAAAGGTAAGGGTAAAAGGAACAAATCTAAGTTTTAAGAAATATACTCGTTAAAATAATAAGACGGATCcaactaattaaaaattaaacaaataaagATTGGCTTAGTATTACCCGACACTATTGGTTTCCATTCCTAGAGTGAACCTTTAAAGCGAACCTTTATTGACACATTTGGAGGTATTTCTAGTTTTTATTTAGGTTTAAATACATTATACTCtttcaatttgtctaaaaaaaattgacttttaAAATGTTTGATAACTCctcaacttacttaaaatgtcATGATAGTCCCCTCAACTTGCTTCCAGTATGGTGAATTAATCCCTCGATTGTAAATAAGtggcttaaagcactttttggctcctgacctatccaaaatttctgcatttggcccctgacctattatttggtcatatttggcccctaacctatcaaattagataaaatataacccatattgaataaaaaattaactgtgttggaaaattaacggcagtaaccagtacaaaaatgacacatgacacataaataaaattaattttcactctatcggAACACTAGAAAAGTTTTTAGGATTGTTTTTTAGTGTGTAAAATAGTTGCTATTGACATCTctagttgaaaattaattttatttatgtgtcatgtgtcgtttttgtattggtgactgctgttaattttctaacaaagttaattttccattcaatatgggttgaattttatctaatgTGATAGGTCAGGggtcaaatgtgaccaaataatacatcaggggccaaatacacaaattttggataggtcggggtcaaaaagtgctttaagcctaaATAAGTAAGCTGCATGTAAAAGATGTGTTGCAcgcagtggcggatccaggaatTCGTTCCTGGGGGGGCTAATTTAGGCTTATGGTTGACGGTAAATCCAGCCCGTAAAGGCTGGCAAATTTTTTTCAGCTCCTAGTAccttaaaagtttgttttttttttgtaccattttagccTTAAAATATACATTTTAAACCAATTCAATTACTCTAAAATATTGAAACAATACTAGCTAAATTAAATCTCCAAACCAAAATTTCGTACATTAAAACCCCTAAATTAAAATCTCAAGCAAAAAAACTCTTAAATTAAAATCCCCTGTATTTAAACACATCAAACAAAACttctaaattaatttaaactaCAATAAATCTTATGATAAGAAGAGAGAgtgagaagaagaaaataaaaggggaaggagaacaaaataataaaaaaaaaggattagaaAAGTAAttgtgataaaaagaaaaagagaagagaaggAAAGTTGCGCCTTAACTGTATAAcatattttaccattttttttttaaattaggccCTTAccacgacgtcgttttggttaagggcctaatttaaaaaaaaaagtgcccagCCCATGGGCTGGGCACCTAGGCCATCTCCTTCTCGACAGAGAAGGAGATTAGGTTTTCTTCTCTGTCGAGAAGGAATACACAGCAGCAGCCATGGCTGCTGCTGTCTGCAACTTTTTTAAGGGGGCTAATCTTTTTAGGTCTATATGTTTCTAGCGGAAGCGCCGGCACCGTGGGGGCTGGCGCCCCCATGGACACCGGGCTAGATTCGCCACTGGTTGCACGCACTTTGAAAAAATCAAACGAATTAACACGTCGAACTTGAAACGTAGGAAAAAATAAATGtggttaataaaaaaattcacggTGAAATCTGAAATCTCCTGTTATttgaacatattttttttatgttggtTGCTCTACTTGTAACAACTCTTCATGCTAGTGTACTAGGCTATTAAAACACCACCAAAAGTGaataatgttattacataattcacaaagAGTTTTACAGGTGAAAAAGTAGTAATTAAtcccctttatttttttttacgtgTTAGCTCCAGTCCGGCGTGTCGTATTAATTTGTTTGACTTTTCCAAAACACGAATAATACACTTTCCTCATACAGTTTATCTCTTTAAAATCGAGAGATTAGTGGactatattttaaacaaattgaaggTAATATGagaatattctaaacaactcaATGAGAATATGGGAAAGTTTAAAGAGAATCAGACTTTTTGAATAAGTTGAGCAGCGTATTAAACCTttcatttatgtttataaaaccCTCATTAAAACGACGCCGGAGAGCATTTGAAGATACAGCTTTACACATGTTAAAACCTAGACAGGGTTTAAGAAGTAACTCTTATGTTTCCGGGTGATGAGAAATGGCGATGAGGGCTGGGTTAACGAGGCAATTGCGATGTTTATCGACGTcatttttcacttcaaaatctCTAACTCCACTTTCTTCTCAATTTACAACTGATGCTACTGCTACTGCTACTCCTACTGCGGCTAACGATGAACCAGCACCATCCACGACCCTTTTCGTCGCCGGTAATTCTTAGATTCCTCATCTCTATCTTCCAGCTATTTTTATCTCTATTTCtaattcaattttatttggTGTTGATTCTGGTTGCATTTGTTCTTATAGGGCTTAACAAAAAAACATCATCAGAGCAACTTCATAAGGCCTTCTCAAAATTCGGTGAACTTGAGCAAGGTGATCTCTTTTATATCTCTCATATCCCATTTTAATTTGAGATTTCGATTTCGATTTCTGCTTCATAAATTAGGACAAATCAATTGCTGACTTGTTTGAAACCATATAATTTGATTTCTGCTTATAGCTCATAATCTGTATTCCTATTGATCCGCTTTATGATTTGTTTTGATTCAAAACATAGAAGGGAAGAGCTAGCTATTAACTACTATTGCCTGAACATGTTTGACTTGAAAGAGccgttttacattttttttttttttcgaaatcTTGTAGAAGATGATCTAGACAATATTAGAGATTTACTAAACATGTGATTACCATTGTTCCACTTCTGAAAATACATTGCATCCTAGGAAAGGAGTTTCTACTTTCTAATTTGTTTAAATTACAGAAATGTGATCCGAAACGTTTCATATAAGTTTCTAGAGAGTTTCGGTTTTTGAAATGTTTTTGAAATGCTTTAAAATAAAGGGTTCCATGCAACATAGGTTCAAAAATTATTTAGCATCTTGTCTCTTCTGTGACATAAAATTGATACAGAAAGGAATCATACTTAAAGTGAGGAATGGTTCTTATCAGGCTGCTGTGACTGTGAGATGATATACATGTGATTTCAATTGCTTTACAGCCCCAGGCTTTTTGTCTCCTGACGCAACATTAAGAAAAGGATAATTTGTTAATTCTTGCAGTTCTCCATATCTGGTTGCCTTTTCAATACAGAAATTATTAGGGTCCAATTTCCTATCTTCTGAGTTGTTGCAACTATAAATGCCATCTCctttaattttcaaaaatattcATACTGTATGAGTATATACTGTTTAGTCTGAAGAACAATGTATTAACTTTATATGACATTGGAAGGAAAATATCAGCATCAATTGTGGACTTGAGAAAGGACACAATCATATGAGGTTATTTTCTATTTGCCAATACTTagttaaatatcaatttttgtCCTTTTCAGTACGAGTAGTGACGGATCATGACTCAGCACAATCGAGGGGCTTTGGTTTTGTCACATATGCCACTTTAGATGATTCAGCTAAAGGATTACAAGGAATGGATACACAGGTTTGTTTACTTTCAGATTGGCATATTCCTTTGCTTCAAGAAAATAGGCTACTGTGTTAACTCCTGAAGTTTGACACGGTCCTGAGCTTTTTTTCATGAAACATTTTGGGATTGAACGAAAGATTGATTTGATAATTATTGATGGTAAAGCAGGAACTTGATGGGTGGACTATTTTTGTCCAATATGCACGACCCAAAACTCCGCCTAGGCAATTGCCATTTGGACGAGCTGATCATAGAATGCAGTATTCATACTGATCAGATTTCTGGAGGTTGAAGCTGATTGTTACTTAAAAGCATAACAACCAGCAAAAGTTGAAAACTTTAGATGACTGGAAGCTTCAGTGTTCTTACTCTGACAAATCCAAATCAAGTGAAATTTTGTAGAATATTTTGATTTTACAGCAATAACAAAATGTAGATTCAGTTGTATAAGTAACTATTTCAGTTTGTGTGCTCCCTCGTTGAGGGCTAGATTAGTTATACTAGATTATAAAAAGCACTATTCTTCCTACTGTAGTGTTTTTTGTAAGATCTAACGAATTATATATGCATATTCTCATAAAATCTATTTAATTATAGAGGAACTGTGTATTTTAGTTAGCATTGAGGAAGCGAATTCAATTTGGGTCCTTAAAGGTTTGTAACAACAAATTTAGTTCCTTTAGGTGCCCAAAATGATGTACCATTTCTAAATGCATGTGATTCCATAGTATGACTATTATGGCAGCAATGAAAATGTGAGGATTTTGATTTCATAAAGAATTTTTAAGTAATTTATGGACCCATTATAAGTGATTtaatacataattatacatctCTAAAATTATGGATTTTTATGGTTTGGCACTTTGAAATTATAATTGGATTTACTAAGCATTTAAATTTGCCAATTTTAGATCCCGAGATCCTTAGTATAAAATGTGTTTAAGTTAAAGTTTAAGTAGAGTGCCATATCAACTTTAAAATCTATTAAATTGGGGAAAATATTTCAACACCAGGTATGGGCTAACACCTCCCACCGATGGTGCAATCTGAACAGGGTGTTTCCAACACTTGgagttaaaaataaaatctctTAAAATTGATCAAGTGTTTAGGTGTGACAAGTCTAAATTGAAATTTAAAATGCCAAACAATAAAAAGTGATAAGTTTAAATGcttatttatattaaatctAATTTTGAACATCACTGTCAGGTATTAATCTGATTGAGAGAATTTTTAGAATAGAATTaggaagagaaagagagaatagAAGATAGGCACAAAAAGAGAGAAGGAAAGGGGAAGGAAAAAAGAAGGAAATTTCCTATTACTTGATTGATACCCTTTCCTTACAAATGCATGAGCTAAATATAGGCAATAGTACTGCTGAGGTCACAACAGGTACCAATCTTACCAGCATTAACAAACAAAAGGCAATAATAAtgacaaataacaaataaaactGAGTAACTATTTAAAGGAAAATATCTAATTAGGTCCTCCACCTTTTCTGCGTTGATACGTGACAAAACCTCTCCATTGAGAAcattcttgtccccaagaatgCATGAAGTCAGGAAACTGTTTGAGCAACATGGCCTGATCTCCCCAAGTAGCGTCCAAGGCGGAGAGACCAGCCCATTGAATCAAGAACTGAGGCACGGCCTGATCCCCAATTATAGCATTTCTAGAATTCAACACTTTGAGTGGCCAAACATCTACTGCTCCATCTTCAAGAGGTGGTAAGGTAGTGAGGACAGGGGACTGAGGACTGACCTTCCTTTTGAGTAAGGACACATAGAAGACTGGGTGTGCTCTGCAATTGGAGGGAAGTTGTAGTTTGTAAGCTACCTTTCCAACTTTAGATAGGATTAGAAAAGGCCCATAGAACTTATCAGAGAGCTTCCAAGAAGAGCGATGAGCAATGGAGGTTTGTCTGTAGGGCTGAAGTTTGAGATAAACCCAGTCTCCAACCTTGAATTCCCTGTCTGACTTGTGTTGGTCAGCAAACTGTTTCATTCGATTTTGAGCTTGAAGTAGACATTCCTTAAGGGAGGCATTCATGCTTGCTCTAGCTTGTAGAATATCATCTACTGCTGCTACATCTGTAGATGTTGTAGGTAGAACTGGAAGAGTAGGTACCACCCCATAGAGAGCTTGGAAGGGGCTCATTTTGAGAGCACTGTGGAAGCTGGAATTGTACCAATATTCAGCTAGTCCCAACCATTTAGACCATTGCTTAAGTTTCAAAAAACACATACTCCTCAAATATCCTTCAAGGCATTGATTCAACCTCTCTGTTTGTCCATCGGACTGAGGGTGATAAGCATAACTAAAGAGCAACTTAGTGCCTAACAGTTGCATTAATTCTTTCCAAAAAATACCTGTGAAGATTGTCTCTATCACTGACTATGGTTCGAGGCATGCCATGCAATTTGAAGATGTTGTCTAAAAAGACTTTAGCCACCACTCTTGCTGAATAGGGATGAGTAAGAGGTAAGAAATGAGATGTTTTGGTGAATCTATCAATCACCACCAAGATTGAGTCATAGCCCCCAGACTTAGTGTTGGTCctatgtgattagttccaaggggggtgggggttaggaactaatataactttttcgaatttaattaagctgacttaatatattttcttgagttttttaactcagctttggtcagcacggccgattatagtgtaagacagctttagtcagatgttgactagaactgttttacgtatgagttgggaattgacactattgtggtcagcttccaactcaacactcttatctactcagtgtcagtttaaacaatttatatgttGAGTGAATAtggcaagcaacacatacagatatatgtgtatattgagagagagttagagattactcagtacgacttatcctggttcggcctcaccgcctacgtccagtccccagagtccctccgggctttttaaatccaatactgagctctttaaaggtagagcacaaaccgtttacaaggcagttgaatatgcaagagtatcttcctctattcgtctactcaactcctactaagtgttataaccaaacacctagatttctctaccactaagcactcaacatCGAGTAC is drawn from Euphorbia lathyris chromosome 9, ddEupLath1.1, whole genome shotgun sequence and contains these coding sequences:
- the LOC136206546 gene encoding organelle RRM domain-containing protein 2, mitochondrial-like; the encoded protein is MAMRAGLTRQLRCLSTSFFTSKSLTPLSSQFTTDATATATPTAANDEPAPSTTLFVAGLNKKTSSEQLHKAFSKFGELEQVRVVTDHDSAQSRGFGFVTYATLDDSAKGLQGMDTQELDGWTIFVQYARPKTPPRQLPFGRADHRMQYSY